From the genome of Bactrocera oleae isolate idBacOlea1 chromosome 2, idBacOlea1, whole genome shotgun sequence, one region includes:
- the LOC106614565 gene encoding uncharacterized protein, which translates to MKLLLFTVLCILLANVAEICSGFSWPLAKAIKGYQQGVSGYYGADYGYYGGAYSAHGYDQYGRDRRGNNRRTGRTFSDIARVVNPQPYAFVGARPYPGQPFNPIG; encoded by the coding sequence atgAAGCTGTTGTTGTTTACAGTGTTGTGTATACTTTTGGCGAATGTTGCGGAAATTTGTTCCGGTTTCTCATGGCCCCTCGCGAAGGCCATTAAGGGTTATCAGCAAGGGGTTAGCGGCTATTATGGCGCTGATTATGGTTACTACGGCGGCGCTTACAGTGCGCATGGCTACGATCAGTATGGACGGGATAGGCGTGGCAACAATCGTCGCACCGGACGCACCTTTAGCGATATAGCGCGCGTAGTCAATCCGCAACCATATGCATTTGTGGGCGCGAGGCCGTATCCAGGACAACCGTTCAACCCGATCGGATGA